In bacterium, the DNA window TCCTTTCCTGTTTTGTCAATTTACTGCAGTCCGACGGCTTTAACCCCCTCAAGATAGAAGGTTCCAAATTCCGTATTTATAACCGGAAGGATTTTCTGGCGTTATTTAACAAAAGTGACAGGGCCGCAGTGGCGGAATTTATTTCAGAGCCGTTTAGCCTCGGCGGTTTTTTTAATATGCTTGAGCGTAATAAGATCCGGTCCGGGCCGGGGAAAAAGGAAAAAATACTGGATAAAATTATTTCCTGCGGCAGAAAAATTGACTGCGCTTCGCCCGCCGTTGGTTACTGGTCTGATCACTGGCATTATAATATCGACCTTATAGAGGCTTTTCTGGCGGTGTACCCCGAAAAGAAGGAAGAACTGCTTTTCGGAAAAAAAGATTTTGTTTATTACGATAATTACCTGGTCGTGCGCCCGCGCGCGGAGAAATATGTTCTTTTCAATTCAAAACCGAGGCAGCTTAATGCCGTGGCCGAGAACAAGCAGAAAAAAGATATGATAGAAAGAAGAAAGGAAAACAAGACTGAAATGCGGAAGCGATTTGGCCGCGGCGGCGTATATAAAACTATCCTCATTGAGAAGCTGTTATGCCTTGCGGCGAACAAATTCGCTTCCCTGGATTCCGCCGGCATAGGCATTGAGATGGAATCGGATAAACCGAACTGGTGTGATGCCCTCAACGGCCTGCCCGGGCTTTTCGGCTCATCCATCGCCGAAACGATAGAACTTAAAAGATTAATCGTGTTCATATTGGACGCATTTGAGAAAGCGCCGGATAAAGACATCCTTTTATCCGGGGAAGTGGACGTTTTTCTTTCCGCTCTTGAAAAGTCCGCGTCAAAACACAGCGCGAACTCTTTCAGGTTCTGGGATGAAAGACATAACGCCCTGGAGAATTACAGGAAAGCCACATTGACGGGGTTTTCCGGGAAGCGGCGCAGGAAGCCGGTAAGGGAACTTGAAAAAACGCTGGAAAATTTTCTTGCGGTAGTGGATAAAGGCATAAATAAAGCCATAGATCCAAAAACAGGGGTAATAAAAACAAACTTCGAAAGCATAGTTGAAAAATATGAAATTTTAAAAGAGAAAGGCAAGCCGAAAAAGAATTCCGGCGGGCTGACCTGTATCAGGCCGTTGAAATTCAGGCACAGGGCGCTGCCTGATTTTCTTGAAGGTCCGGTCCATTACCTGAGAGTGTGCAATGACGCGGGAAAAGCGGAAAGATTTCACAGCGCGGTTGTAAAAAGCGGCATTTATGACAAGAAGCTTGATATGTTAAAGGTCAATGCGCCCCTTGCCGGAGAGGGAATAGACATAGGGAGAATAAATATTTTCACAAGAGGGTGGCTTGAAAATGAGTCAATATGGCTTCATATGGAATATAAATACCTGCTGGAACTTTTGCGCTCGGGGTTGACAGGAGAGTTCTACAGGATATCGAAAAAAGCCCTGGTCCCTTTTATGGACGCAGGGGTTTACGGCAGAAGCATATTCGAGAACTCCTCTTTCATAGCAAGCAGCGCGCATCCCGACAGGAGAATACACGGACAGGGGTTTGTTTCCAGGCTTTCCGGTTCAACCGCGGAGTTCTTATCAATCTGGATTTTCATAACTTCGGGTATTAAGCCGTTCGGCGTGTCGGGGGGTAAGCTCAGCCTTAAGTTTGAACCTGCAATATCTTCGGATATGTTTACAAAGGGAGCAAGCAAGGTGGAAATATGCCTGCCGGACGGTTCAACCGAGTGGATTGATATCCCCGCAAACTGCTTTGCATTCAAGTTTCTCGGGAATACTCTTGTCGTATACCATAATCCCGGGAGAAAAAATACATTCGGCGCGAAAAAGGCCGGAGTAAAATCGTACCTTCTCGAATATTATGACGGCAGAAAAAAAGAGCTGTTATCCGGAGAAGTGAAAGGGCCCTTCGCGTCTGACATAAGAAGCGGCAAAGTCAAAAAAATAGACGCGACTCTTGTGTAAAATTCTTGCATGTAAACATCCTTGGCGGTATTGACAAAGAGCTTTGGATATGGGAAAATGTTAACGTTAACAATTTATAGGAAAAAAAGATGAAAAATACAGTAAAATACGATAAACACAGTCTTATCATTAACGGGGAGAGGAAGATACTCATAGGAGGAGAAGTCCATTATTTCCGTATGCCGAGAGGATTATGGGAAGACAGGATAAAAAAGGTGAAACAGGCGGGATGTAATCTTATAGCCACCTATATACCCTGGAATTTTCATGAGGAGAAAGAGGGTGTTTTAAACTGGGAAGGGGACCGTGACCTGCCGTATTTTCTTAAACTCTGCGAAAAGTATGGACTTTATGTGATATTAAAACCCGGGCCTTATATTTGCGCAGAATGGGATTTCGGCGGTTTTCCCCATTGGCTTTTAGCGAAAAATATCCGTTTGAGGGTTGCGGACAGGGAATACCTTGCGCTGGTAAAAAAATGGTATGAAGAGGTCGCAGAAGTCGCCAAGCCGCATCTTTTTACCCGGGGCGGCAATGTGGTGCTGGTACAGATAGAGAATGAATACGACCATTTGCTGGAAGAGATGCCGGAAATAACCGGGTCAAAGGAAACAGCGAGGAAATATCTTCTCAAACTGCTTGATATCGTAAGGGGAACAGGCATAGACGTTCCCGCTTTCACCAACGAGGGAAGCTGTATTCTGGGCACGGAAATCATAAATACGCACACATATTACCCGAATATCCCGTGGATATGGATGTGGGAGTTCAATGATTTCGACAGGAAAATGGATGAAAGCCTGAGGCTGCAGCCGGATAAACCGGTTATGATGATGGAACTTGAAGCCGGCTGGTTTGCCCAGTTCGGTAAACCTTTATATGAAGTTGAATACGAAGCGGTTGAGGCTATTACCAAAACCCTGCTGGCTTACGGTAATTCCGTCATAAATTATTATATGTTTGCCGGCGGGACGACTTTTCCTTTTTGGATAAGCAAGGGGGATTACGGCGGAATAGGGACCTGTACCACATTTGATTTCGGCGCTTCTCCCATACGCGAATGGGGGGAACTTCACAGGAAATATCATTTGATCAGGAATTGGGCGTATTTCCTTGAATCATTTCCCGATGTCATAACAACAGGGAGTATCGACAGGGATGGGGCCCGCTTTATTTCAGGCTCCGGGAATATTGCCGTTTTACACGAAAAATCATCCGAACAAAGGGAAGATTTTAAGTTTTCATATGAAAATGTAAGGACTATTTTAAGGAGAGGAACAGACCGTTCGGTGTTATTGATCAGGAATCTGGAAGACGTTCCCAGGGGATTTGCGGTTGAGTTTTATTCCGGGCAGCTCAGGAAAAAAGTTAAAGTGCCCGCCGCCGGGGCCGGCCTGAATATGAATCCCAAAAGCTCGCTTCTCCTGCCTGTGGATTTTAAAATCAATAACGACCTGTG includes these proteins:
- a CDS encoding cellobiose phosphorylase: MKKSSNYEVNGAEFVINDYNNTKPFSSFFPSIAGVWGRPMWVFYVNRGQAIACMGTTDKNGAITEFVAANKAYRLTPSHGFRTFIKSGGSVHEPFRQKSGKRKPVQRMHITSDKLKLFEADSASGFETTVEYFAIPNEEIPAFARILKIKNISSGARNIQCIDGMPVVEPYGTGDYLLKNMSRLAEGWFSGVEFSKKYGVPAYKLMVVPEDNPEIEEIRAANFYGGFVLGASGKISVPPFITDPEDVFGEFKDFIEPEKFISSDAFKFSHRAEARNKTPSGFGYFTCALKPGAEVLYYSVIGKVNELKDIDTFFSGISGRKYFDKKQKESADLIASITDKILTKSSSPEFDNYCRQTFLDNLLRGGFPITLGAGPEKTNYYIYSRIHGDMEREYNNFVIMPEYFSQGTGNYRDVNQNRRNDVFFNPRIKDDVLSCFVNLLQSDGFNPLKIEGSKFRIYNRKDFLALFNKSDRAAVAEFISEPFSLGGFFNMLERNKIRSGPGKKEKILDKIISCGRKIDCASPAVGYWSDHWHYNIDLIEAFLAVYPEKKEELLFGKKDFVYYDNYLVVRPRAEKYVLFNSKPRQLNAVAENKQKKDMIERRKENKTEMRKRFGRGGVYKTILIEKLLCLAANKFASLDSAGIGIEMESDKPNWCDALNGLPGLFGSSIAETIELKRLIVFILDAFEKAPDKDILLSGEVDVFLSALEKSASKHSANSFRFWDERHNALENYRKATLTGFSGKRRRKPVRELEKTLENFLAVVDKGINKAIDPKTGVIKTNFESIVEKYEILKEKGKPKKNSGGLTCIRPLKFRHRALPDFLEGPVHYLRVCNDAGKAERFHSAVVKSGIYDKKLDMLKVNAPLAGEGIDIGRINIFTRGWLENESIWLHMEYKYLLELLRSGLTGEFYRISKKALVPFMDAGVYGRSIFENSSFIASSAHPDRRIHGQGFVSRLSGSTAEFLSIWIFITSGIKPFGVSGGKLSLKFEPAISSDMFTKGASKVEICLPDGSTEWIDIPANCFAFKFLGNTLVVYHNPGRKNTFGAKKAGVKSYLLEYYDGRKKELLSGEVKGPFASDIRSGKVKKIDATLV